A stretch of Labrus mixtus chromosome 7, fLabMix1.1, whole genome shotgun sequence DNA encodes these proteins:
- the mbd1b gene encoding methyl-CpG-binding domain protein 1b isoform X1 — translation MNEEPLESPVPDREPELKDAGQNPEKKSIAENTCEAALAPESWEDAGQNPEKSNAENTSEAATAPESLKDAGRNPEKKSNAENISEAAPAPESSACLDLSEPKKKPTSDTAEEISGETKEDAKSTAGEPPVDWFEPLEDDDEANSDGELESLAGESERSEVMASGEKTVKKMHKIHLPRRKRSHPDEGWSEWPMLGEGWKRKEVVRRSGSSIGQKDVYYLSPRGDRVRSRVELTTVLVGQLDLSNFDYKSGKFYDGEAAPVRVRQRAKRKIRERSSSESSLVDKREGADTPDSYHRLTPSLVPKNLHVTPNQTSVSSQSVSLTTAKVAYRDPVEVKIKLPPPSSSSKPLKLPSINGEIGSEENTLVCARCGISFTGTWYDKQRKRPFCPTCWASKTIEHPMIRFRKWIPCGQCVGCHNTVNCGQCANCKHGLQSPESRRRLCRKRKCICPFRKGPGGGGGGGGGGGNVSGSLLSQRSYDDFPETFDDSMSFQSEVTDSQHPSLKSSDTENFSVNVDVDDDDDMSTDDDDDWHKKRKRRSCGECKACLCRKDCGTCDFCIDKPKFGGSNKKRQKCRLRQCQRQAMRHLLPFQMGQGDFGADGTMLPGRPRPHYTYSRKSSFKKGKGPQLGYDLSDDDDDSFQSMSWSSEPASSKHSYEQNLRNNHSSMQQLNYSEVGQRNGLPDRIPHISNHNNSGLVPVNRWDREERPAGRHGQKHGDHDDDDDDEEEEEEEEEEEDFPMITQICSLADNTAGSGADMENQLMKLLHSLRTSVLPILWSAIMVEGPQLQLIQCSKQSSMTDTMVLIDPDFCYQVTVQKQPLLPTHPLYDCYPTHLSSLTEVVNLLLRLEQYVVCRGLPPKDPSSNKDPLILERASTCDFLVRKNVSICANCRALQGL, via the exons ATGAATGAGGAACCACTGGAGAGCCCTGTCCCTGACAGAGAGCCTGAACTGAAGGATGCGGGACAAAACCCAGAGAAGAAGAGCATTGCAGAAAACACCTGTGAGGCAGCACTTGCCCCTGAGTCCTGGGAAGATGCGGGACAAAACCCAGAGAAGAGCAATGCAGAAAACACTTCCGAGGCAGCTACTGCCCCGGAGTCCTTGAAAGATGCGGGACGAAACCCAGAAAAGAAGAGCaatgcagaaaacatttcagaggcAGCACCTGCCCCGGAGTCCTCCGCTTGTTTAGACTTATCCGAGCCAAAGAAAAAGCCCACCTCAGATACAGCAGAGGAAATCTCAGGAGAGACAAAGGAGGACGCTAAATCTACAGCTGGTGAGCCTCCTGTTGACTGGTTTGAACCActtgaggatgatgatgaagccAATAGCGATGGCGAGCTGGAAAGCCTGGCAGGAGAAAGTGAAAGAAGTGAAGTCATGGCGAGCGGAGAGAagactgttaaaaaaatgcataa GATTCATTTACCCCGCCGCAAGCGATCGCATCCTGATGAAGGATGGTCTGAATGGCCGATGCTCGGAGAGGGCTGGAAACGGAAAGAAGTGGTTCGACGCTCAGGTAGTAGCATTGGACAGAAGGATGTATATTATTTAAG tccACGGGGAGATCGAGTTAGAAGCAGAGTGGAACTGACTACTGTGTTGGTGGGTCAGCTTGACCTGTCGAACTTCGACTACAAGTCAGGAAAGTTTTATGACGGTGAAGCAGCACCCGTAAGAGTTCGTCAAAGAGCCAAG AGAAAGATCCGAGAGCGCTCCTCTTCAGAGTCCAGCTTGGTTGACAAAAGGGAAGGGGCTGACACCCCGGACTCCTACCACAGGCTCACCCCCAGTCTAGTGCCCAAAAATCTCCACGTCACACCCAACCAGACGAGCGTCTCTTCACAGAGTGTATCACTAACTACAGCCAAAGTCGCTTACAGAGATCCAGTTGAAGTTAAAATTAAACTCCCTCCCCCCTCGTCATCATCCAAACCACTGAAACTCCCATCCATAAATGGGGAAATTGGGTCTGAAGAAAACACACT GGTCTGTGCCAGATGTGGTATTTCCTTCACAGGCACATGGTATGACAAACAAAGGAAGAGGCCCTTCTGTCCCACCTGTTGGG catcgAAAACCATAGAGCATCCAATGATCCGTTTCCGAAAG TGGATTCCTTGTGGACAGTGTGTCGGATGCCACAACACAGTCAACTGTGGGCAGTGTGCCAACTGCAAGCATGGACTGCAGAGCCCCGAGTCCCGGAGACGGTTGTGCCGGAAACGTAAATGTATATGTCCTTTTCGCAAG gggcctggaggtggaggtggaggtggaggtggaggtggaaaTGTCAGTGGGAGCTTGCTGTCACAGAGGTCTTATGATGACTTTCCTGAAACATTTGATGACAGCATGAGTTTTCAG agtGAAGTTACAGACTCTCAG CACCCGAGTCTGAAAAGCAGCGACACAGAGAACTTCTCGGTCAATGTGGACgtcgatgatgatgatgacatgtCAAcagacgacgatgatgat TGGCATAAGAAGCGAAAGCGGCGGTCCTGTGGAGAATGTAAAGCCTGTCTCTGCAGGAAAGACTGCGGCACGTGTGATTTCTGCATAGACAAACCTAAGTTTGGAGGCAGCAACAAGAAGAGGCAGAAGTGTAGACTGCGTCAGTGTCAGAGGCAGGCAATG AGACACTTGCTGCCTTTCCAGATGGGGCAGGGTGACTTTGGGGCTGATGGCACGATGCTGCCTGGCAGGCCTAGACCTCACTACACATACAGTCGaaagtcaagtttcaagaaagGCAAAGGACCACAACTCGGTTATGATTTAtctgatgacgatgatgacagCTTCCAATCA ATGAGCTGGAGCTCTGAGCCTGCCAGTAGCAAACACTCATATGAACAGAATTTGAGAAACAACCATTCATCTATGCAG cAGTTGAACTATTCAGAGGTTGGACAGCGGAATGGACTGCCTGACAGAATCCCTCACATCAGCAACCACAACAACTCTGGACTG GTCCCAGTAAACAGATGGGACAGAGAGGAACGCCCTGCAGGCAGACATGGTCAGAAACATGGTGAccatgacgatgatgatgatgatgaagaagaagaagaagaagaagaagaagaagaagactttccCATG ATCACACAGATCTGCAGCCTGGCTGATAATACGGCTGGGAGTGGTGCAGACATGGAAAACCAGCTAATGAAACTGTTACACTCTCTGCGCACCTCTGTACTGCCCATCCTATGGTCCGCCATAATGGTGGAGGGCCCGCAGCTTCAGCTCATCCAGTGTTCTAAACAATCGAGCATGACAGACACCATGGTGCTGATCGACCCAGACTTCTGTTATCAGGTAACTGTCCAAAAGCAGCCACTGCTCCCCACCCACCCGCTCTACGACTGCTACCCAACACACTTATCCTCGCTGACTGAAGTGGTCAATCTGCTTTTGCGCCTCGAGCAGTACGTTGTGTGCCGAGGACTGCCCCCCAAAGATCCATCATCCAATAAGGACCCACTTATACTGGAGCGGGCGTCAACATGTGACTTTTTAGTGAGAAAGAATGTGAGTATCTGTGCTAACTGCCGAGCACTGCAAGGACTTTAA
- the mbd1b gene encoding methyl-CpG-binding domain protein 1b isoform X3 has product MNEEPLESPVPDREPELKDAGQNPEKKSIAENTCEAALAPESWEDAGQNPEKSNAENTSEAATAPESLKDAGRNPEKKSNAENISEAAPAPESSACLDLSEPKKKPTSDTAEEISGETKEDAKSTAGEPPVDWFEPLEDDDEANSDGELESLAGESERSEVMASGEKTVKKMHKIHLPRRKRSHPDEGWSEWPMLGEGWKRKEVVRRSGSSIGQKDVYYLSPRGDRVRSRVELTTVLVGQLDLSNFDYKSGKFYDGEAAPVRVRQRAKRKIRERSSSESSLVDKREGADTPDSYHRLTPSLVPKNLHVTPNQTSVSSQSVSLTTAKVAYRDPVEVKIKLPPPSSSSKPLKLPSINGEIGSEENTLVCARCGISFTGTWYDKQRKRPFCPTCWASKTIEHPMIRFRKWIPCGQCVGCHNTVNCGQCANCKHGLQSPESRRRLCRKRKCICPFRKGPGGGGGGGGGGGNVSGSLLSQRSYDDFPETFDDSMSFQSEVTDSQHPSLKSSDTENFSVNVDVDDDDDMSTDDDDDRHLLPFQMGQGDFGADGTMLPGRPRPHYTYSRKSSFKKGKGPQLGYDLSDDDDDSFQSMSWSSEPASSKHSYEQNLRNNHSSMQQLNYSEVGQRNGLPDRIPHISNHNNSGLVPVNRWDREERPAGRHGQKHGDHDDDDDDEEEEEEEEEEEDFPMITQICSLADNTAGSGADMENQLMKLLHSLRTSVLPILWSAIMVEGPQLQLIQCSKQSSMTDTMVLIDPDFCYQVTVQKQPLLPTHPLYDCYPTHLSSLTEVVNLLLRLEQYVVCRGLPPKDPSSNKDPLILERASTCDFLVRKNVSICANCRALQGL; this is encoded by the exons ATGAATGAGGAACCACTGGAGAGCCCTGTCCCTGACAGAGAGCCTGAACTGAAGGATGCGGGACAAAACCCAGAGAAGAAGAGCATTGCAGAAAACACCTGTGAGGCAGCACTTGCCCCTGAGTCCTGGGAAGATGCGGGACAAAACCCAGAGAAGAGCAATGCAGAAAACACTTCCGAGGCAGCTACTGCCCCGGAGTCCTTGAAAGATGCGGGACGAAACCCAGAAAAGAAGAGCaatgcagaaaacatttcagaggcAGCACCTGCCCCGGAGTCCTCCGCTTGTTTAGACTTATCCGAGCCAAAGAAAAAGCCCACCTCAGATACAGCAGAGGAAATCTCAGGAGAGACAAAGGAGGACGCTAAATCTACAGCTGGTGAGCCTCCTGTTGACTGGTTTGAACCActtgaggatgatgatgaagccAATAGCGATGGCGAGCTGGAAAGCCTGGCAGGAGAAAGTGAAAGAAGTGAAGTCATGGCGAGCGGAGAGAagactgttaaaaaaatgcataa GATTCATTTACCCCGCCGCAAGCGATCGCATCCTGATGAAGGATGGTCTGAATGGCCGATGCTCGGAGAGGGCTGGAAACGGAAAGAAGTGGTTCGACGCTCAGGTAGTAGCATTGGACAGAAGGATGTATATTATTTAAG tccACGGGGAGATCGAGTTAGAAGCAGAGTGGAACTGACTACTGTGTTGGTGGGTCAGCTTGACCTGTCGAACTTCGACTACAAGTCAGGAAAGTTTTATGACGGTGAAGCAGCACCCGTAAGAGTTCGTCAAAGAGCCAAG AGAAAGATCCGAGAGCGCTCCTCTTCAGAGTCCAGCTTGGTTGACAAAAGGGAAGGGGCTGACACCCCGGACTCCTACCACAGGCTCACCCCCAGTCTAGTGCCCAAAAATCTCCACGTCACACCCAACCAGACGAGCGTCTCTTCACAGAGTGTATCACTAACTACAGCCAAAGTCGCTTACAGAGATCCAGTTGAAGTTAAAATTAAACTCCCTCCCCCCTCGTCATCATCCAAACCACTGAAACTCCCATCCATAAATGGGGAAATTGGGTCTGAAGAAAACACACT GGTCTGTGCCAGATGTGGTATTTCCTTCACAGGCACATGGTATGACAAACAAAGGAAGAGGCCCTTCTGTCCCACCTGTTGGG catcgAAAACCATAGAGCATCCAATGATCCGTTTCCGAAAG TGGATTCCTTGTGGACAGTGTGTCGGATGCCACAACACAGTCAACTGTGGGCAGTGTGCCAACTGCAAGCATGGACTGCAGAGCCCCGAGTCCCGGAGACGGTTGTGCCGGAAACGTAAATGTATATGTCCTTTTCGCAAG gggcctggaggtggaggtggaggtggaggtggaggtggaaaTGTCAGTGGGAGCTTGCTGTCACAGAGGTCTTATGATGACTTTCCTGAAACATTTGATGACAGCATGAGTTTTCAG agtGAAGTTACAGACTCTCAG CACCCGAGTCTGAAAAGCAGCGACACAGAGAACTTCTCGGTCAATGTGGACgtcgatgatgatgatgacatgtCAAcagacgacgatgatgat AGACACTTGCTGCCTTTCCAGATGGGGCAGGGTGACTTTGGGGCTGATGGCACGATGCTGCCTGGCAGGCCTAGACCTCACTACACATACAGTCGaaagtcaagtttcaagaaagGCAAAGGACCACAACTCGGTTATGATTTAtctgatgacgatgatgacagCTTCCAATCA ATGAGCTGGAGCTCTGAGCCTGCCAGTAGCAAACACTCATATGAACAGAATTTGAGAAACAACCATTCATCTATGCAG cAGTTGAACTATTCAGAGGTTGGACAGCGGAATGGACTGCCTGACAGAATCCCTCACATCAGCAACCACAACAACTCTGGACTG GTCCCAGTAAACAGATGGGACAGAGAGGAACGCCCTGCAGGCAGACATGGTCAGAAACATGGTGAccatgacgatgatgatgatgatgaagaagaagaagaagaagaagaagaagaagaagactttccCATG ATCACACAGATCTGCAGCCTGGCTGATAATACGGCTGGGAGTGGTGCAGACATGGAAAACCAGCTAATGAAACTGTTACACTCTCTGCGCACCTCTGTACTGCCCATCCTATGGTCCGCCATAATGGTGGAGGGCCCGCAGCTTCAGCTCATCCAGTGTTCTAAACAATCGAGCATGACAGACACCATGGTGCTGATCGACCCAGACTTCTGTTATCAGGTAACTGTCCAAAAGCAGCCACTGCTCCCCACCCACCCGCTCTACGACTGCTACCCAACACACTTATCCTCGCTGACTGAAGTGGTCAATCTGCTTTTGCGCCTCGAGCAGTACGTTGTGTGCCGAGGACTGCCCCCCAAAGATCCATCATCCAATAAGGACCCACTTATACTGGAGCGGGCGTCAACATGTGACTTTTTAGTGAGAAAGAATGTGAGTATCTGTGCTAACTGCCGAGCACTGCAAGGACTTTAA
- the mbd1b gene encoding methyl-CpG-binding domain protein 1b isoform X2, translated as MNEEPLESPVPDREPELKDAGQNPEKKSIAENTCEAALAPESWEDAGQNPEKSNAENTSEAATAPESLKDAGRNPEKKSNAENISEAAPAPESSACLDLSEPKKKPTSDTAEEISGETKEDAKSTAGEPPVDWFEPLEDDDEANSDGELESLAGESERSEVMASGEKTVKKMHKIHLPRRKRSHPDEGWSEWPMLGEGWKRKEVVRRSGSSIGQKDVYYLSPRGDRVRSRVELTTVLVGQLDLSNFDYKSGKFYDGEAAPVRVRQRAKRKIRERSSSESSLVDKREGADTPDSYHRLTPSLVPKNLHVTPNQTSVSSQSVSLTTAKVAYRDPVEVKIKLPPPSSSSKPLKLPSINGEIGSEENTLVCARCGISFTGTWYDKQRKRPFCPTCWASKTIEHPMIRFRKWIPCGQCVGCHNTVNCGQCANCKHGLQSPESRRRLCRKRKCICPFRKGPGGGGGGGGGGGNVSGSLLSQRSYDDFPETFDDSMSFQSEVTDSQHPSLKSSDTENFSVNVDVDDDDDMSTDDDDDWHKKRKRRSCGECKACLCRKDCGTCDFCIDKPKFGGSNKKRQKCRLRQCQRQAMRHLLPFQMGQGDFGADGTMLPGRPRPHYTYSRKSSFKKGKGPQLGYDLSDDDDDSFQSMSWSSEPASSKHSYEQNLRNNHSSMQLNYSEVGQRNGLPDRIPHISNHNNSGLVPVNRWDREERPAGRHGQKHGDHDDDDDDEEEEEEEEEEEDFPMITQICSLADNTAGSGADMENQLMKLLHSLRTSVLPILWSAIMVEGPQLQLIQCSKQSSMTDTMVLIDPDFCYQVTVQKQPLLPTHPLYDCYPTHLSSLTEVVNLLLRLEQYVVCRGLPPKDPSSNKDPLILERASTCDFLVRKNVSICANCRALQGL; from the exons ATGAATGAGGAACCACTGGAGAGCCCTGTCCCTGACAGAGAGCCTGAACTGAAGGATGCGGGACAAAACCCAGAGAAGAAGAGCATTGCAGAAAACACCTGTGAGGCAGCACTTGCCCCTGAGTCCTGGGAAGATGCGGGACAAAACCCAGAGAAGAGCAATGCAGAAAACACTTCCGAGGCAGCTACTGCCCCGGAGTCCTTGAAAGATGCGGGACGAAACCCAGAAAAGAAGAGCaatgcagaaaacatttcagaggcAGCACCTGCCCCGGAGTCCTCCGCTTGTTTAGACTTATCCGAGCCAAAGAAAAAGCCCACCTCAGATACAGCAGAGGAAATCTCAGGAGAGACAAAGGAGGACGCTAAATCTACAGCTGGTGAGCCTCCTGTTGACTGGTTTGAACCActtgaggatgatgatgaagccAATAGCGATGGCGAGCTGGAAAGCCTGGCAGGAGAAAGTGAAAGAAGTGAAGTCATGGCGAGCGGAGAGAagactgttaaaaaaatgcataa GATTCATTTACCCCGCCGCAAGCGATCGCATCCTGATGAAGGATGGTCTGAATGGCCGATGCTCGGAGAGGGCTGGAAACGGAAAGAAGTGGTTCGACGCTCAGGTAGTAGCATTGGACAGAAGGATGTATATTATTTAAG tccACGGGGAGATCGAGTTAGAAGCAGAGTGGAACTGACTACTGTGTTGGTGGGTCAGCTTGACCTGTCGAACTTCGACTACAAGTCAGGAAAGTTTTATGACGGTGAAGCAGCACCCGTAAGAGTTCGTCAAAGAGCCAAG AGAAAGATCCGAGAGCGCTCCTCTTCAGAGTCCAGCTTGGTTGACAAAAGGGAAGGGGCTGACACCCCGGACTCCTACCACAGGCTCACCCCCAGTCTAGTGCCCAAAAATCTCCACGTCACACCCAACCAGACGAGCGTCTCTTCACAGAGTGTATCACTAACTACAGCCAAAGTCGCTTACAGAGATCCAGTTGAAGTTAAAATTAAACTCCCTCCCCCCTCGTCATCATCCAAACCACTGAAACTCCCATCCATAAATGGGGAAATTGGGTCTGAAGAAAACACACT GGTCTGTGCCAGATGTGGTATTTCCTTCACAGGCACATGGTATGACAAACAAAGGAAGAGGCCCTTCTGTCCCACCTGTTGGG catcgAAAACCATAGAGCATCCAATGATCCGTTTCCGAAAG TGGATTCCTTGTGGACAGTGTGTCGGATGCCACAACACAGTCAACTGTGGGCAGTGTGCCAACTGCAAGCATGGACTGCAGAGCCCCGAGTCCCGGAGACGGTTGTGCCGGAAACGTAAATGTATATGTCCTTTTCGCAAG gggcctggaggtggaggtggaggtggaggtggaggtggaaaTGTCAGTGGGAGCTTGCTGTCACAGAGGTCTTATGATGACTTTCCTGAAACATTTGATGACAGCATGAGTTTTCAG agtGAAGTTACAGACTCTCAG CACCCGAGTCTGAAAAGCAGCGACACAGAGAACTTCTCGGTCAATGTGGACgtcgatgatgatgatgacatgtCAAcagacgacgatgatgat TGGCATAAGAAGCGAAAGCGGCGGTCCTGTGGAGAATGTAAAGCCTGTCTCTGCAGGAAAGACTGCGGCACGTGTGATTTCTGCATAGACAAACCTAAGTTTGGAGGCAGCAACAAGAAGAGGCAGAAGTGTAGACTGCGTCAGTGTCAGAGGCAGGCAATG AGACACTTGCTGCCTTTCCAGATGGGGCAGGGTGACTTTGGGGCTGATGGCACGATGCTGCCTGGCAGGCCTAGACCTCACTACACATACAGTCGaaagtcaagtttcaagaaagGCAAAGGACCACAACTCGGTTATGATTTAtctgatgacgatgatgacagCTTCCAATCA ATGAGCTGGAGCTCTGAGCCTGCCAGTAGCAAACACTCATATGAACAGAATTTGAGAAACAACCATTCATCTATGCAG TTGAACTATTCAGAGGTTGGACAGCGGAATGGACTGCCTGACAGAATCCCTCACATCAGCAACCACAACAACTCTGGACTG GTCCCAGTAAACAGATGGGACAGAGAGGAACGCCCTGCAGGCAGACATGGTCAGAAACATGGTGAccatgacgatgatgatgatgatgaagaagaagaagaagaagaagaagaagaagaagactttccCATG ATCACACAGATCTGCAGCCTGGCTGATAATACGGCTGGGAGTGGTGCAGACATGGAAAACCAGCTAATGAAACTGTTACACTCTCTGCGCACCTCTGTACTGCCCATCCTATGGTCCGCCATAATGGTGGAGGGCCCGCAGCTTCAGCTCATCCAGTGTTCTAAACAATCGAGCATGACAGACACCATGGTGCTGATCGACCCAGACTTCTGTTATCAGGTAACTGTCCAAAAGCAGCCACTGCTCCCCACCCACCCGCTCTACGACTGCTACCCAACACACTTATCCTCGCTGACTGAAGTGGTCAATCTGCTTTTGCGCCTCGAGCAGTACGTTGTGTGCCGAGGACTGCCCCCCAAAGATCCATCATCCAATAAGGACCCACTTATACTGGAGCGGGCGTCAACATGTGACTTTTTAGTGAGAAAGAATGTGAGTATCTGTGCTAACTGCCGAGCACTGCAAGGACTTTAA